Proteins encoded together in one Coffea eugenioides isolate CCC68of unplaced genomic scaffold, Ceug_1.0 ScVebR1_2894;HRSCAF=4013, whole genome shotgun sequence window:
- the LOC113757272 gene encoding uncharacterized protein LOC113757272: protein MIDIFAALHYSEERQVTFAVFQLEGAARSWWNVIRMKWDREQTPRTWVNFVRDFNAKYFPPLVQEKKEDEFIRLRQGTQSVAEYESQFTRLSKFAPELILTEQRRVRRFIQGLNVEIQKDLAVAQINIFSDAVEKALRVENARLQ, encoded by the coding sequence atgatagatatttttgccgccctaCACTATTCAGAAGAGAGACAGGTTACTTTCGCTGTATTCCAACTGGAAGGGGCTGcgcgttcttggtggaacgtgatacgaATGAAGTGGGACCGGGAACAAACCCCAAGAACATGGGTAAACTTTGTGAGGGACTTCAATGCGAAATACtttcctcctctagtccaggaaaagaaggaggacgagttcattagaCTCCGCCAGGGGACTCAATCGGTGgctgagtacgagagccagtttactcgTTTATCTAAGTTTGCCCCTGAACTCATTCTAacggagcaaaggagagttAGACGTTTTattcaagggctcaatgtggaaatccaaaaggatctggcggtagcccagatCAATATCTTTAGTGACGCTGTGGAGAAAGCTTTGCGAGTTGAAAATGCAAGGCTCCAA